In Porites lutea chromosome 1, jaPorLute2.1, whole genome shotgun sequence, a single genomic region encodes these proteins:
- the LOC140951055 gene encoding transient receptor potential cation channel subfamily A member 1-like isoform X2, protein MVSRQFILLFERTEMIKLLLERGADPLKATEIQTSPLDSAVRTSLVEICVLLLEDQRVKNYLNQGNLKPLLLACYEGRREVCELLLRYGADFTRTVFGGSTPLQIAAFQGHEDVCELFIETASKKLQDLGGFVNSKNAEGNTPLHYACIGGHLGVGERLLRHGADHNAVNSTASASPLHLAAKHGHFSMVQLLILYNAVTDNRDGKLRTPLHSAAEFNYSQIVKFLIECGADLEAKDILEMTPFLMAVTRGAVESAKMLVDHGADIFATDSSLNSAVHLAITYKKPEMLKLLIEVDKDRVLVQMKDKDKRNVLHLACGQDNSEMLTILLENKVYVRGRDMQEKIPIHIAAENGSLDCVVTLAKYPLFASYVDQREARGMTALHFAANNKHAKTCEFLISKGADVSAKCMNNETPLHLAVTVGSLETVIVLMNPFLPSTLEEKDSDGNTPLHLACRYNRLDVLQFLLDRGADVTARNERNMTCIDVAIEWEAEQVAKTLVKHQRWEEVLEGSAFKKLIEKLPDVAEIVLDQCVTYSPLPPSHEDFTVKFNMRYIDPYTYCYKYTDFPPAIMAKHKRERLLNHLVTQVLLRVKWMKLGKFVTIFNLVFFAVFVILYSIFILNARSRSTLLSGKKAEELNQTSELGIATPIVLLVLLLSQFIKETIQLTLMRLAYFLDLSNWMESVMFVLALIFILPFIFGENVKAVYSETVQWNSGIVALLLCYVNLTLAIRRFGELGLYVTMYIEVLWTFIKVITSFLITLIGYCLVFYVLLKGQGNFSTFLFAMGKILVMMIGELDYTDILVVDWSNEATVPLPMITIGLFFLFVLTVSVVLVNLLVGLAVGDIDSIKRTASLRSLIDQTLIVEKLLKYYPRFVLRHTHDSDMEIKPNRNTMVKRIVLAGNDLSDGDFMEKLLNYRTGESSPGDELHGTCEKLRQEKQEEAILKLQAIVEAQGEILKAIADRLKITD, encoded by the exons ATGGTTTCACGCCAATTCATACTGCT gttCGAAAGAACAGAGATGATCAAGCTTCTGCTTGAAAGGGGAGCGGACCCACTTAAAGCGACCGAAATTCAAACGTCACCACTGGATTCAGCTGTACGTACCAGCCTCGTGGAGATATGTGTTCTTCTTCTTGAAGACCAAAGGGTGAAAAATTACCTAAACCAAGGAAATTTAAAGCCCTTGCTTCTAGCCTGTTATGAGGGAAGGCGAGAAGTTTGTGAGTTGCTTTTAAGGTATGGAGCCGATTTCACCCGCACGGTATTTGGGGGAAGCACTCCTCTGCAAATTGCAGCTTTTCAGGGACATGAAGACGTGTGTGAACTATTCATTGAAACAG CATCCAAAAAGCTGCAAGACCTTGGTGGATTTGTGAATTCAAAAAACGCAGAAGGCAACACTCCTCTTCACTACGCCTGTATCGGAGGCCACCTGGGAGTGGGAGAACGTTTACTACGACACGGCGCGGATCATAACGCTGTTAATTCTACAGCATCTGCTTCACCGCTCCATTTGGCGGCAAAACACGGCCACTTTTCAATGGTACAGCTACTTATACTGTATAATGCAGTTACTGACAACAGAGATGGCAAACTAAGGACACCGCTACATAG CGCAGCAGAGTTTAATTACAGTCAAATAGTAAAGTTTTTGATCGAGTGCGGAGCTGATTTAGAAGCGAAGGACATTTTGGAGATGACACCTTTTCTAATGGCTGTGACGCGTGGAGCTGTGGAATCTGCCAAGATGTTGGTAGACCATGGAGCGGACATTTTTGCAACTGACTCTTCATTAAATAGTGCTGTTCATTTGGCTATTACGTACAAAAAACCTGAAATGTTGAAATTATTGATAGAAGTGGACAAAGATCGAGTTTTAGTTCAAATGAAGGACAAAGATAAGAGGAATGTGCTTCACCTTGCCTGTGGACAGGACAATTCTGAG atgTTGACAATTCTTCTGGAAAATAAAGTGTATGTAAGAGGGCGTGACATGCAGGAGAAGATACCCATTCACATCGCAGCTGAGAATGGTTCACTAGATTGTGTGGTGACGCTCGCCAAATACCCATTATTTGCAAGTTATGTAGATCAAAGGGAAGCTCGTGGAATGACAGCTCTTCATTTCGCCGCCAACAATAAACACGC aaAGACGTGTGAATTCCTGATTTCAAAGGGTGCGGATGTCTCAGCTAAATGCATGAACAATGAGACGCCTCTTCACTTGGCTGTGACGGTGGGATCCTTAGAGACAGTCATTGTTTTAATGAATCCCTTTTTGCCGAGTACACTGGAAGAGAAGGACAGTGATGGAAACACTCCTCTTCATCTCGCATGCAGATACAACCGCCTTGATGTACTGCAGTTTCTTTTAGACAGAGGTGCTGACGTCACAGCCAGAAATGAGAGAAATATGACCTGTATAGATGTAGCGATCGAGTGGGAAGCCGAGCAAGTAGCAAAGACACTTGTGAAACATCAAAG GTGGGAGGAGGTACTCGAAGGTTCTGCATTTAAGAAGTTAATAGAAAAGCTCCCAGATGTTGCAGAAATTGTTCTTGATCAATGTGTCACCTACAGTCCTTTGCCCCCATCGCACGAGGACTTTACTGTCAAGTTCAACATGAGATATATTGATCCGTACACGTATTGTTATAAATATACTGACTTCCCCCCTGCAATCATGGCCAAACATAAGCGAGAAAGACTGTTGAATCATCTTGTTACACAAGTGTTACTTCGTGTGAAGTGGATGAAACTTGGAAAGtttgttactatttttaatcttgtttttttcgccgttttTGTCATTCTCTActctattttcattttaaatgcAAGATCTAGAAGTACATTGCTGTCCGGGAAAAAGGCTGAAGAACTAAATCAAACATCAGAGCTAGGAATAGCAACTCCTATCGTACTTCTTGTTTTGCTGCTTTCCCAATTTATAAAGGAAACGATTCAACTTACTTTGATGCGATTGGCCTACTTCCTGGACCTCTCAAACTGGATGGAGTCGGTAATGTTTGTATTGGCGTTGATTTTTATCCTTCCATTCATATTTGGAGAGAATGTCAAGGCTGTATACAGTGAAACAGTACAGTGGAATTCAGGGATTGTTGCTCTGCTGCTATGCTATGTCAATTTGACATTAGCTATCCGTCGATTCGGCGAACTTGGTTTATACGTGACAATGTACATTGAAGTGCTCTGGACTTTTATTAAAGTAATAACCTCCTTTCTCATCACTTTGATCGGTTACTGCTTGGTGTTTTACGTGTTACTGAAAGGCCAG GGTAATTTCTCCACCTTTTTGTTTGCCATGGGAAAAATCCTCGTCATGATGATTGGCGAACTAGACTATACTGATATTTTGGTGGTCGACTGGTCCAATGAAGCCACGGTACCATTGCCTATGATCACCATTGGactgttctttctttttgtcttgACAGTCTCTGTTGTACTGGTCAACCTGCTG GTTGGTTTGGCAGTTGGAGACATAGATTCTATAAAAAGGACAGCATCTTTACGATCTTTAATAGATCAAACGTTAATTGTGGAGAAGCTTTTAAAATACTACCCGAGGTTTGTTCTTCGACATACACATGACAGCGACATGGAAATAAAGCCAAACCGTAATACTATGGTCAAAAG GATTGTTCTGGCTGGCAATGATCTTTCAGATGGAGATTTTATGGAAAAGCTTCTCAATTACAGAACTGGAGAAAGCAGTCCAGGAGACGAACTTCACGGAACTTGCGAGAAATTGAGACAAGAAAAGCAAGAGGAAGCCATCCTTAAACTACAAGCCATAGTAGAAGCACAAGGCGAAATTCTCAAGGCGATTGCCGATAGGTTAAAAATTACTGACtag
- the LOC140951055 gene encoding transient receptor potential cation channel subfamily A member 1-like isoform X1 codes for MSSLMSTYRSVVDKNGKGSPKPSSGGTQRSNTSLSKVRPLIYGDTLELISNPGSTKSSRKPIHPIDSRDVQAFEPVKSGLPLYFANGALEEMADNLNTIDRDGLSALHRAVRVNNIQDVKNMLDYGADVNLKDKDGFTPIHTAVRFERTEMIKLLLERGADPLKATEIQTSPLDSAVRTSLVEICVLLLEDQRVKNYLNQGNLKPLLLACYEGRREVCELLLRYGADFTRTVFGGSTPLQIAAFQGHEDVCELFIETASKKLQDLGGFVNSKNAEGNTPLHYACIGGHLGVGERLLRHGADHNAVNSTASASPLHLAAKHGHFSMVQLLILYNAVTDNRDGKLRTPLHSAAEFNYSQIVKFLIECGADLEAKDILEMTPFLMAVTRGAVESAKMLVDHGADIFATDSSLNSAVHLAITYKKPEMLKLLIEVDKDRVLVQMKDKDKRNVLHLACGQDNSEMLTILLENKVYVRGRDMQEKIPIHIAAENGSLDCVVTLAKYPLFASYVDQREARGMTALHFAANNKHAKTCEFLISKGADVSAKCMNNETPLHLAVTVGSLETVIVLMNPFLPSTLEEKDSDGNTPLHLACRYNRLDVLQFLLDRGADVTARNERNMTCIDVAIEWEAEQVAKTLVKHQRWEEVLEGSAFKKLIEKLPDVAEIVLDQCVTYSPLPPSHEDFTVKFNMRYIDPYTYCYKYTDFPPAIMAKHKRERLLNHLVTQVLLRVKWMKLGKFVTIFNLVFFAVFVILYSIFILNARSRSTLLSGKKAEELNQTSELGIATPIVLLVLLLSQFIKETIQLTLMRLAYFLDLSNWMESVMFVLALIFILPFIFGENVKAVYSETVQWNSGIVALLLCYVNLTLAIRRFGELGLYVTMYIEVLWTFIKVITSFLITLIGYCLVFYVLLKGQGNFSTFLFAMGKILVMMIGELDYTDILVVDWSNEATVPLPMITIGLFFLFVLTVSVVLVNLLVGLAVGDIDSIKRTASLRSLIDQTLIVEKLLKYYPRFVLRHTHDSDMEIKPNRNTMVKRIVLAGNDLSDGDFMEKLLNYRTGESSPGDELHGTCEKLRQEKQEEAILKLQAIVEAQGEILKAIADRLKITD; via the exons ATGAGCAGCTTGATGTCCACATATCGCTCTGTTGTTGACAAGAATGGCAAAG GTAGTCCCAAACCCTCCTCTGGGGGTACACAACGTAGCAATACCTCTCTGTCGAAAGTGCGGCCATTGATTTACGGTGACACGCTCGAACTCATTTCGAACCCAGGAAGCACCAAATCAAGTCGTAAACCTATTCATCCAATTGATAGCCGCGATGTTCAAGCCTTTGAACCAGTCAAATCTGGCTTGCCCCTTTACTTTGCAAATGGTGCCTTAGAAGAAATGGCGGATAATTTAAACACCATTGACCGCGATGGACTATCTGCTCTTCATCGAGCTGTTCGTGTTAATAATATCCAGGATGTCAAAAATATGCTGGATTATGGGGCGGATGTTAACTTGAAGGACAAAGATGGTTTCACGCCAATTCATACTGCTGTAAG gttCGAAAGAACAGAGATGATCAAGCTTCTGCTTGAAAGGGGAGCGGACCCACTTAAAGCGACCGAAATTCAAACGTCACCACTGGATTCAGCTGTACGTACCAGCCTCGTGGAGATATGTGTTCTTCTTCTTGAAGACCAAAGGGTGAAAAATTACCTAAACCAAGGAAATTTAAAGCCCTTGCTTCTAGCCTGTTATGAGGGAAGGCGAGAAGTTTGTGAGTTGCTTTTAAGGTATGGAGCCGATTTCACCCGCACGGTATTTGGGGGAAGCACTCCTCTGCAAATTGCAGCTTTTCAGGGACATGAAGACGTGTGTGAACTATTCATTGAAACAG CATCCAAAAAGCTGCAAGACCTTGGTGGATTTGTGAATTCAAAAAACGCAGAAGGCAACACTCCTCTTCACTACGCCTGTATCGGAGGCCACCTGGGAGTGGGAGAACGTTTACTACGACACGGCGCGGATCATAACGCTGTTAATTCTACAGCATCTGCTTCACCGCTCCATTTGGCGGCAAAACACGGCCACTTTTCAATGGTACAGCTACTTATACTGTATAATGCAGTTACTGACAACAGAGATGGCAAACTAAGGACACCGCTACATAG CGCAGCAGAGTTTAATTACAGTCAAATAGTAAAGTTTTTGATCGAGTGCGGAGCTGATTTAGAAGCGAAGGACATTTTGGAGATGACACCTTTTCTAATGGCTGTGACGCGTGGAGCTGTGGAATCTGCCAAGATGTTGGTAGACCATGGAGCGGACATTTTTGCAACTGACTCTTCATTAAATAGTGCTGTTCATTTGGCTATTACGTACAAAAAACCTGAAATGTTGAAATTATTGATAGAAGTGGACAAAGATCGAGTTTTAGTTCAAATGAAGGACAAAGATAAGAGGAATGTGCTTCACCTTGCCTGTGGACAGGACAATTCTGAG atgTTGACAATTCTTCTGGAAAATAAAGTGTATGTAAGAGGGCGTGACATGCAGGAGAAGATACCCATTCACATCGCAGCTGAGAATGGTTCACTAGATTGTGTGGTGACGCTCGCCAAATACCCATTATTTGCAAGTTATGTAGATCAAAGGGAAGCTCGTGGAATGACAGCTCTTCATTTCGCCGCCAACAATAAACACGC aaAGACGTGTGAATTCCTGATTTCAAAGGGTGCGGATGTCTCAGCTAAATGCATGAACAATGAGACGCCTCTTCACTTGGCTGTGACGGTGGGATCCTTAGAGACAGTCATTGTTTTAATGAATCCCTTTTTGCCGAGTACACTGGAAGAGAAGGACAGTGATGGAAACACTCCTCTTCATCTCGCATGCAGATACAACCGCCTTGATGTACTGCAGTTTCTTTTAGACAGAGGTGCTGACGTCACAGCCAGAAATGAGAGAAATATGACCTGTATAGATGTAGCGATCGAGTGGGAAGCCGAGCAAGTAGCAAAGACACTTGTGAAACATCAAAG GTGGGAGGAGGTACTCGAAGGTTCTGCATTTAAGAAGTTAATAGAAAAGCTCCCAGATGTTGCAGAAATTGTTCTTGATCAATGTGTCACCTACAGTCCTTTGCCCCCATCGCACGAGGACTTTACTGTCAAGTTCAACATGAGATATATTGATCCGTACACGTATTGTTATAAATATACTGACTTCCCCCCTGCAATCATGGCCAAACATAAGCGAGAAAGACTGTTGAATCATCTTGTTACACAAGTGTTACTTCGTGTGAAGTGGATGAAACTTGGAAAGtttgttactatttttaatcttgtttttttcgccgttttTGTCATTCTCTActctattttcattttaaatgcAAGATCTAGAAGTACATTGCTGTCCGGGAAAAAGGCTGAAGAACTAAATCAAACATCAGAGCTAGGAATAGCAACTCCTATCGTACTTCTTGTTTTGCTGCTTTCCCAATTTATAAAGGAAACGATTCAACTTACTTTGATGCGATTGGCCTACTTCCTGGACCTCTCAAACTGGATGGAGTCGGTAATGTTTGTATTGGCGTTGATTTTTATCCTTCCATTCATATTTGGAGAGAATGTCAAGGCTGTATACAGTGAAACAGTACAGTGGAATTCAGGGATTGTTGCTCTGCTGCTATGCTATGTCAATTTGACATTAGCTATCCGTCGATTCGGCGAACTTGGTTTATACGTGACAATGTACATTGAAGTGCTCTGGACTTTTATTAAAGTAATAACCTCCTTTCTCATCACTTTGATCGGTTACTGCTTGGTGTTTTACGTGTTACTGAAAGGCCAG GGTAATTTCTCCACCTTTTTGTTTGCCATGGGAAAAATCCTCGTCATGATGATTGGCGAACTAGACTATACTGATATTTTGGTGGTCGACTGGTCCAATGAAGCCACGGTACCATTGCCTATGATCACCATTGGactgttctttctttttgtcttgACAGTCTCTGTTGTACTGGTCAACCTGCTG GTTGGTTTGGCAGTTGGAGACATAGATTCTATAAAAAGGACAGCATCTTTACGATCTTTAATAGATCAAACGTTAATTGTGGAGAAGCTTTTAAAATACTACCCGAGGTTTGTTCTTCGACATACACATGACAGCGACATGGAAATAAAGCCAAACCGTAATACTATGGTCAAAAG GATTGTTCTGGCTGGCAATGATCTTTCAGATGGAGATTTTATGGAAAAGCTTCTCAATTACAGAACTGGAGAAAGCAGTCCAGGAGACGAACTTCACGGAACTTGCGAGAAATTGAGACAAGAAAAGCAAGAGGAAGCCATCCTTAAACTACAAGCCATAGTAGAAGCACAAGGCGAAATTCTCAAGGCGATTGCCGATAGGTTAAAAATTACTGACtag